A region from the Gavia stellata isolate bGavSte3 chromosome 2, bGavSte3.hap2, whole genome shotgun sequence genome encodes:
- the HCRTR2 gene encoding orexin receptor type 2, whose translation MSGIQPEDGSLPCRNWTTGSELNETREAFLTPSSDYDDEEFLRYLWKEYLHPKEYEWALIAGYIVVFIVALVGNVLVCIAVWKNHHMRTVTNYFIVNLSLADILVTITCLPATLVVDITETWFFGQPLCKVIPYLQTVSVSVSVLTLSCIALDRWYAICHPLMFKSTAKRARNSIIIIWIVSCIIMIPQAIVMECSSVFPGLANKTTLFTVCDEHWGAEVYPKMYHTCFFLVTYMAPLCLMVLAYLQIFRKLWCRQIPGTSSVVQKKWKPLQSSAQPRGLGQSTKSKISAVAAEIKQIRARRKTARMLMVVLLVFALCYLPISILNVLKRVFGMFNHADDRETVYAWFTFSHWLVYANSAANPIIYNFLSGKFREEFKAAFSCCIFGIHSHHDERLTRGRASTESRKSLTTQISNFDNVSKLSEHVVLTNINTLPANGIPATLSPLKSVELHLHIPGMNMTSSLDEAVRISAETTGDTGNVEWDKFVPSITKLTSMELQQG comes from the exons ATGTCCGGGATTCAACCCGAGGATGGTTCCCTTCCGTGCAGGAACTGGACGACCGGATCGGAGCTAAACGAAACACGGGAGGCTTTTTTAACCCCTTCCTCCGACTACGACGATGAGGAATTCCTGCGATACCTCTGGAAGGAGTATTTGCATCCCAAGGAGTACGAATGGGCGCTGATCGCCGGCTACATCGTCGTCTTCATCGTGGCGCTCGTCGGGAACGTCCTGG tttgCATTGCAGTGTGGAAGAATCATCACATGCGGACAGTTACCAACTATTTCATAGTGAATCTTTCTCTGGCTGACATTCTGGTCACAATTACTTGTCTTCCAGCAACTTTAGTAGTGgacatcacagaaacatggttcTTCGGGCAGCCCCTCTGCAAAGTGATTCCCTACTTACAG acaGTTTCAGTCTCTGTGTCTGTACTAACACTCAGCTGCATTGCTTTGGATCGATGGTATGCAATTTGTCACCCTTTGATGTTTAAAAGCACAGCCAAGCGAGCAAGGAACAGCATTATAATTATCTGGATTGTATCCTGCATCATAATGATTCCTCAGGCTATTGTTATGGAGTGCAGCAGTGTGTTCCCAGGATTAGCCAATAAAACCACCTTGTTCACAGTGTGTGATGAGCACTGGGGAG CTGAGGTTTACCCCAAAATGTATCACACATGCTTTTTTCTGGTGACATACATGGCACCACTGTGTCTTATGGTGTTGGCCTATTTGCAAATATTTCGAAAGCTGTGGTGTCGCCAG aTCCCAGGAACTTCTTctgttgttcagaaaaaatGGAAGCCTCTGcagtcctcagcacagccccgaGGGCTGGGACAATCAACAAAGTCAAAGATTAGCGCTGTGgctgctgaaataaaacagattcgtgcaagaaggaaaacagcacgTATGCTAATGGTCGTCCTCCTGGTTTTTGCACTTTGCTATCTACCAATTAGCATCCTCAATGTCTTGAAAAG ggTTTTTGGGATGTTTAATCATGCCGATGACAGAGAAACTGTATACGCCTGGTTCACATTCTCACACTGGCTTGTATATGCAAACAGTGCAGCCAATCCTATTATTTATAACTTCCTCAGTG GGAAATTTAGAGAAGaatttaaagcagcattttcctgTTGCATCTTTGGCATTCACAGTCACCATGATGAACGGCTCACCAGAGGTCGTGCCAGTACAGAGAGTCGGAAATCCTTGACCACCCAGATCAGCAATTTTGATAATGTTTCGAAGCTTTCAGAACATGTTGTATTGACCAACATAAACACACTTCCAGCAAATG GTATCCCAGCTACACTCAGCccattgaaatcagtggaaCTACATCTCCACATACCAGGGATGAACATGACTTCAAGTTTAGATGAAGCTGTGAGGATTTCTGCGGAAACCACTGGCGACACAGGGAATGTAGAGTGGGACAAATTTGTCCCTAGCATAACTAAACTTACCTCGATGGAGTTGCAGCAAGGATGA